A genomic segment from Deinococcus humi encodes:
- a CDS encoding class I SAM-dependent methyltransferase — protein MAPLASLLARRAHLSAQGTTFYRGVHTTETQGQFALDLAGAIGVLSLYADLSPQEEMELAGACAGAAELVGLYLKRRPPEARHAANVAREWLSPPDPVWGEARGEVTVLENGVPFVIRPGSDLSLGLFADARPARQWVRQHPPARVLNTFAYTCGFGLNAVLGGAATVKNVDLSRKVLAWGQENYALSGLAAPDSDFLYGDVFDWFRRLSRRGDIFDLVILDPPSFARGKAGIWRAERDYARLTAMAAAVTAPGGQVLTLLNHAGVSAAHFERMVRLGLQEAGRQKQDAVRLDAGEDFPGATHLKAVVWWLD, from the coding sequence ATTGCCCCCCTTGCCTCCCTGCTGGCGCGCCGCGCCCATCTGTCTGCCCAGGGGACCACGTTTTACCGGGGCGTTCATACCACCGAGACCCAGGGGCAGTTCGCGCTGGACCTCGCCGGGGCCATCGGAGTGCTGAGTCTGTACGCCGACCTCTCGCCGCAGGAGGAGATGGAACTGGCCGGAGCATGTGCCGGGGCGGCGGAGCTGGTGGGTCTGTACCTCAAGCGCCGTCCACCCGAGGCGCGGCACGCGGCGAACGTGGCCCGCGAGTGGCTCTCACCGCCCGATCCCGTCTGGGGTGAGGCACGCGGTGAAGTCACGGTGCTGGAAAACGGGGTGCCCTTCGTGATCCGTCCCGGGTCGGACCTGAGTCTGGGGCTGTTCGCGGATGCCCGTCCGGCGCGGCAGTGGGTCAGGCAGCACCCACCGGCGCGGGTGCTGAACACGTTTGCCTACACCTGCGGCTTCGGCCTGAATGCGGTGCTGGGCGGCGCGGCCACGGTCAAGAACGTGGACCTGTCGCGCAAGGTGCTGGCCTGGGGTCAGGAGAACTACGCGCTGAGCGGGTTGGCTGCCCCGGACAGCGATTTCCTGTACGGCGATGTGTTCGACTGGTTCCGGCGGCTGTCGCGGCGAGGCGACATCTTTGATCTGGTCATTCTGGACCCACCCAGTTTCGCGCGCGGCAAGGCCGGAATCTGGCGCGCGGAGCGGGACTACGCCCGGCTGACGGCCATGGCGGCGGCGGTAACCGCACCGGGCGGTCAGGTGCTTACGTTGCTGAATCACGCCGGCGTGTCTGCGGCCCACTTTGAGCGGATGGTGCGGCTGGGCCTGCAGGAGGCTGGGCGGCAGAAGCAAGACGCTGTGCGGCTGGACGCGGGCGAGGATTTTCCAGGAGCCACGCACCTGAAAGCCGTGGTCTGGTGGCTGGATTAG
- a CDS encoding monothiol bacilliredoxin BrxC family protein produces the protein MTQSAPSESQAEKQVLVPLTTPEEVDQFLTDYPLAAVFKAGTCHKTMQGFGVLETFLQDHELPVGFIRVVDWRPASNHVAQLTGIVHHSPQLMIFKDGQVQFEVNNWDITPEALEPVFAQVPARSAPAGVQTDDNIEPYRRLMRDFVDGKISDWAFQDQYVTMFRDDASLRSQREFELLSRLFGDPDAYHGGLHQLGQPQERGNLKDRVQQLLTELG, from the coding sequence ATGACGCAATCTGCCCCCTCCGAAAGCCAGGCCGAGAAGCAAGTGCTGGTTCCCCTGACCACGCCCGAAGAAGTCGATCAGTTCCTGACGGACTATCCGCTGGCCGCTGTGTTCAAGGCCGGCACCTGCCACAAGACCATGCAGGGCTTCGGCGTGCTGGAAACCTTCCTGCAGGATCACGAGCTGCCGGTGGGCTTTATCCGCGTGGTGGACTGGCGCCCCGCCAGCAACCATGTCGCGCAGTTGACCGGCATCGTTCACCACAGCCCGCAGCTGATGATCTTCAAGGACGGTCAGGTGCAGTTCGAGGTCAACAACTGGGACATCACTCCCGAGGCGCTGGAGCCAGTGTTCGCACAGGTGCCTGCCCGCAGCGCCCCGGCGGGCGTGCAGACCGACGACAACATCGAGCCGTACCGTCGCCTGATGCGCGATTTCGTGGACGGCAAGATCAGTGACTGGGCCTTTCAGGACCAGTACGTGACCATGTTCCGCGATGACGCCAGCCTCCGCAGCCAGCGCGAATTCGAGCTGCTCTCACGCCTGTTCGGCGATCCCGACGCCTACCACGGCGGCCTGCACCAGCTCGGCCAGCCGCAGGAGCGCGGGAACCTGAAGGACCGGGTTCAGCAACTCCTGACTGAGTTGGGCTAA
- the mraY gene encoding phospho-N-acetylmuramoyl-pentapeptide-transferase (First step of the lipid cycle reactions in the biosynthesis of the cell wall peptidoglycan) gives MMVVAALLSLLLVWLFIRTSKARGWGQPVRKEGPQTHLIKEGTPTAGGVPFVLALALVFFPLYFTGYAGGPRELLIMLTALGMGLIGGADDFLKVRSRMRGSGKKELIAREKMPLQLLVGLLFGWFAAPLAAHELVPGFGQIGDTILLTLVMIGSVNAFNFTDGLDGLLGGVAIIVLLPLLALSPVSALLVAVILGFLWFNAHPARVFMGDMGSHAIGAIAAGAYVLYADVWLLPIAAIIPVVAVLSVVIQVLSFRTRKKRVFKMSPIQHHFELSGWPETHVTLRFWVVTAVATAAVWWILGGRP, from the coding sequence GTGATGGTTGTCGCCGCGCTGCTGTCCCTGCTGCTGGTGTGGCTGTTCATCCGGACCAGCAAGGCGCGGGGGTGGGGGCAGCCGGTCCGCAAGGAGGGGCCGCAGACGCACCTGATCAAAGAGGGCACACCCACGGCAGGCGGCGTGCCCTTCGTCCTGGCGCTGGCGCTGGTGTTCTTCCCGCTGTACTTCACCGGGTATGCGGGCGGACCGCGTGAGTTGCTAATCATGCTGACCGCACTGGGCATGGGCCTGATCGGCGGGGCCGACGATTTTTTAAAGGTGCGTTCGCGTATGCGGGGCAGCGGCAAGAAGGAACTGATCGCCCGCGAGAAGATGCCCCTGCAATTGCTGGTGGGGCTGCTGTTCGGGTGGTTTGCTGCGCCGCTGGCCGCACACGAACTGGTGCCAGGCTTCGGGCAGATCGGGGACACCATCCTGCTGACCCTGGTCATGATCGGCAGCGTGAATGCCTTTAATTTCACCGACGGTCTCGATGGTCTGCTGGGCGGTGTGGCGATCATCGTGCTGCTGCCCCTGTTGGCGCTTTCGCCCGTCTCCGCGCTGCTGGTGGCTGTGATTCTGGGCTTCCTGTGGTTCAACGCGCACCCGGCCCGTGTGTTCATGGGCGACATGGGTAGTCACGCCATCGGGGCCATCGCGGCGGGCGCATACGTGCTGTACGCCGACGTGTGGCTGCTGCCGATCGCCGCCATCATTCCTGTGGTGGCCGTGCTGAGCGTGGTTATTCAGGTGCTGTCGTTCCGCACCCGCAAGAAGCGCGTCTTCAAAATGAGCCCCATTCAGCACCATTTCGAGCTGAGCGGCTGGCCAGAAACCCACGTCACCCTGCGTTTCTGGGTGGTCACGGCAGTGGCGACGGCAGCGGTCTGGTGGATTCTGGGCGGCAGACCATAG
- a CDS encoding GNAT family N-acetyltransferase, translating to MIPDAPAPEAEWFQTPTLRGQHIFLEGLNESHAADMCAGANAETVRLLARGGPSAATPEAWAEYIGRLNALPNRINFAVCLRSSGLCVGRISYSEIKWADRWVEIGTMLLPAAQGTAVNPEAKLLLMARAFEVLGAGRVHFKVDARNARSLRAMHKLGAVQEGTLRQYQVVSGGYARDSVMFSVLRGEWPAVRAGLEARLAALG from the coding sequence GTGATTCCCGACGCACCTGCCCCCGAAGCTGAGTGGTTCCAGACACCCACCCTGCGGGGGCAACACATTTTTCTGGAAGGATTGAATGAGTCGCACGCCGCTGACATGTGCGCTGGGGCCAACGCGGAGACGGTGCGGCTGCTGGCGCGGGGCGGGCCTTCGGCTGCCACGCCTGAGGCCTGGGCCGAGTACATCGGGCGGCTCAATGCCCTGCCGAACCGGATCAATTTCGCGGTGTGCCTGCGGAGCAGCGGTCTATGCGTGGGCCGCATCAGTTACAGCGAGATCAAGTGGGCAGACCGCTGGGTGGAAATTGGAACCATGCTGCTGCCTGCCGCGCAGGGCACCGCTGTCAATCCGGAGGCCAAACTGCTGCTGATGGCCCGCGCTTTTGAGGTGCTGGGCGCGGGCCGCGTTCATTTCAAGGTGGATGCCCGCAATGCCCGCAGCCTGCGCGCCATGCACAAGCTGGGCGCGGTGCAGGAAGGCACCCTGCGGCAGTATCAGGTGGTGTCCGGCGGCTATGCCCGCGACAGCGTGATGTTCAGTGTGCTGCGCGGCGAATGGCCCGCCGTCAGGGCCGGGCTGGAAGCCCGCCTCGCTGCCCTGGGCTAG
- a CDS encoding organic hydroperoxide resistance protein yields MSNLYTAKATATGGRAGHTKSDDGRIDLNLSVPRGMGGDDGPGTNPEQLFAAGYAACFQGALGVVARRDKIELSGDQTITALVGLSRDSGTFALDVELQGHFPGLDEQQAMNLMKAAHEVCPYSAATRGNVDVRLSVK; encoded by the coding sequence ATGAGCAACCTCTACACCGCAAAGGCCACGGCCACCGGCGGACGCGCCGGGCACACCAAGAGCGACGATGGACGCATCGACCTGAACCTGAGCGTGCCCAGGGGCATGGGCGGCGACGATGGACCCGGCACCAACCCCGAACAACTGTTCGCCGCAGGTTACGCGGCGTGCTTCCAGGGGGCGCTGGGCGTGGTGGCGCGTCGCGATAAGATCGAGCTGAGCGGCGATCAGACCATCACCGCCCTCGTCGGCCTGAGCAGGGACAGCGGGACCTTCGCCCTAGATGTGGAACTTCAGGGCCACTTTCCCGGCCTAGACGAGCAGCAGGCCATGAACCTGATGAAGGCGGCCCACGAGGTCTGCCCCTACAGCGCTGCCACGCGCGGCAACGTGGACGTGCGTCTCAGCGTCAAGTAA
- a CDS encoding HAMP domain-containing protein, whose protein sequence is MKYTVTIQQPVQEERRRGLEQQLTERFNLSAEQAARLASRRTGRLMKPTSRSRAELLLDVFQLMGAAVALEEVPEETRMMQEPFQGVAPSASASPFGRSEPQDEAFLAPLLPAPAWPGTPEASTDHAIPAPFTSDPLSVTAFGAAPGAFSGGGAVVAIPTAAVPAVAPGDPFASPSTDVWSDFTGSLTLTDAVSAETVSSGADQPVPTAVVPVVIPAVAAEAGPSTPRRSLTRLLTLNTMAPLALSSVVALGLLAVTLPAVQRQVAQAQAQTLAVAVAAGMGSSAQLSVQQVNAQLGAVVAAPGVAFVRAELPSGQTTLRAQDAGVGQQTKELLAWLGSHPSGGTLKLGGSQYVVAQAVFRKTAAGKIEVVPAGAAAEAGALRRVAVGVPGRQAGAVLNTALLLVLLAAVLGLFLASLLTRRSARQITDPIDRLVKAADAISMGDLSRPVHSDHNDEIGDLAQALERMRQSLEAAMDRLRRRRKG, encoded by the coding sequence ATGAAATACACCGTGACCATCCAGCAGCCCGTTCAGGAAGAGCGGCGGCGCGGCCTGGAACAACAACTTACCGAGCGGTTCAACCTCAGCGCCGAACAGGCCGCGCGGCTGGCGAGCCGGCGGACCGGGCGCCTGATGAAACCCACCAGCCGCAGCCGCGCCGAACTGTTGCTTGACGTGTTCCAGCTGATGGGCGCGGCAGTGGCCCTGGAGGAAGTGCCCGAAGAAACCCGCATGATGCAGGAACCGTTCCAGGGCGTGGCCCCGTCTGCCAGCGCGTCTCCCTTCGGGCGTAGCGAGCCGCAGGACGAGGCGTTCCTCGCCCCGTTGCTGCCTGCCCCCGCCTGGCCCGGCACGCCGGAGGCGAGCACCGATCACGCCATACCCGCTCCTTTTACTTCTGATCCCCTGTCCGTCACTGCCTTCGGGGCGGCCCCTGGCGCCTTTTCAGGTGGCGGGGCGGTTGTTGCCATCCCCACGGCCGCCGTGCCAGCCGTGGCGCCTGGTGATCCGTTTGCCAGCCCGTCGACTGACGTCTGGTCCGACTTCACCGGTTCGCTGACCCTGACCGACGCTGTGTCTGCTGAGACAGTCAGCAGCGGGGCAGATCAGCCGGTGCCCACGGCGGTGGTGCCGGTGGTTATTCCGGCAGTGGCCGCAGAGGCTGGCCCCAGCACGCCGCGTCGCAGCCTGACGCGTCTGCTCACGCTCAATACCATGGCCCCGCTGGCGCTGTCGAGCGTCGTTGCTCTGGGCCTGCTGGCTGTGACCTTGCCCGCCGTGCAGCGTCAGGTCGCGCAAGCTCAGGCCCAGACGCTGGCCGTTGCCGTGGCAGCCGGCATGGGCAGCTCAGCGCAGCTGAGTGTCCAGCAAGTCAACGCCCAGCTTGGCGCGGTGGTTGCTGCGCCGGGCGTGGCATTCGTGCGTGCGGAGTTGCCCAGCGGGCAGACCACATTGCGCGCCCAGGACGCCGGCGTGGGCCAGCAGACGAAGGAACTGTTGGCCTGGCTGGGCAGCCATCCAAGCGGGGGCACCCTGAAACTGGGTGGCAGCCAGTATGTGGTTGCCCAGGCCGTCTTCCGTAAAACCGCTGCTGGAAAAATAGAGGTGGTTCCAGCAGGGGCGGCCGCGGAGGCCGGAGCGCTGCGCCGGGTGGCGGTAGGTGTACCGGGGCGTCAGGCTGGAGCTGTTCTGAACACGGCTCTACTGCTGGTGCTGCTCGCCGCCGTGCTGGGCCTGTTCCTGGCCTCCTTGCTCACCCGGCGCTCAGCCCGGCAGATCACCGATCCCATCGACCGTCTAGTCAAGGCGGCAGACGCCATCAGCATGGGCGATCTGTCGCGTCCGGTGCACTCTGATCACAACGACGAAATCGGCGATCTGGCCCAGGCCCTGGAGCGCATGCGCCAGAGTCTGGAGGCCGCCATGGACCGCTTGCGCCGCCGCCGTAAGGGCTAA
- a CDS encoding AI-2E family transporter, which produces MTGAPARPVGSPPQAPGPNAFQFLWRNPWVRAAVFLLVGYLAYRLAGEIHTVIVDFLVAFLIAYLANPLLNWLQRGRVKRGLGVFFVVLLFFGLFALVGLLLVTVSGQLIMLFNKLPEQIGTLGDILDRMTAWLTERGVGGLTNAREQIITAAQGYVQNIGDNLVPLLRNALNSTGTLFNSVVQIGGVVGQVVLILLLSIYLMADYSRVNATLLGIFPRPWQPRALEISGLLGTAVGGYVRGQLLIALFIGVFVWLGLTLIGVPSAAAIGFIAGAFNIVPYLGPIIGATPAILLALTMPNVLLTVILVIAVFIIANQIEGNFLSPYILSRTTDLHPITVLVAILVGVSLLGFVGALLAVPLVALGKLALQKYYYPSRIYSEGP; this is translated from the coding sequence GTGACCGGCGCTCCGGCCAGGCCTGTCGGCTCACCGCCCCAGGCCCCAGGTCCGAACGCTTTCCAGTTCCTGTGGCGCAACCCCTGGGTGCGGGCCGCCGTCTTCCTGCTGGTGGGCTATCTGGCGTACCGGCTGGCCGGAGAAATCCATACCGTGATCGTGGATTTTCTGGTGGCGTTCCTGATCGCCTACCTGGCCAATCCATTGCTCAACTGGCTGCAGCGCGGGCGGGTCAAGCGCGGGCTGGGCGTGTTCTTCGTGGTGCTGCTGTTTTTCGGGTTGTTCGCCCTGGTGGGTCTGCTGCTGGTCACGGTCTCGGGGCAGCTGATCATGCTGTTCAACAAGCTGCCAGAACAGATCGGCACGCTGGGAGACATTCTGGACCGCATGACAGCCTGGCTGACCGAACGGGGTGTGGGCGGCCTGACCAACGCCCGCGAGCAGATCATCACGGCGGCACAGGGCTACGTTCAGAACATCGGCGACAATCTGGTGCCCCTGCTGAGGAACGCCCTGAATTCCACCGGCACGCTGTTCAACAGTGTTGTTCAGATCGGCGGCGTGGTTGGACAGGTCGTGCTGATCTTGCTGCTCAGCATCTACCTGATGGCCGATTACAGCCGGGTCAATGCCACGCTGCTGGGCATCTTCCCGCGCCCGTGGCAGCCACGCGCCCTGGAGATCAGCGGTCTGCTTGGCACGGCGGTGGGGGGCTATGTCCGCGGACAATTATTGATCGCGCTGTTTATCGGCGTGTTCGTGTGGCTGGGGCTGACCCTGATCGGCGTGCCCAGCGCCGCCGCCATCGGCTTTATCGCCGGGGCCTTCAACATCGTGCCGTATCTGGGGCCGATCATCGGGGCCACGCCCGCCATCCTGCTGGCCCTGACCATGCCCAACGTGCTGCTGACCGTCATTCTGGTAATTGCCGTATTCATCATCGCCAACCAGATCGAGGGCAATTTTCTCAGCCCGTACATCCTGAGCCGTACCACCGATCTGCACCCAATCACGGTCCTGGTCGCCATTCTGGTGGGCGTGTCGCTGCTGGGCTTCGTGGGCGCGCTGCTGGCCGTGCCGCTGGTGGCGCTGGGCAAACTGGCCCTGCAAAAGTATTACTACCCCAGTCGGATCTATTCTGAAGGGCCGTAG